The DNA sequence AGAAAGGCCAGTGTCCCTTTACCTCCTTGTACCTCAGGATCATGAAGATGGTAATGACTACAATCCAGTAGACATTGTATGATATGACCGAGCCGTACGTTGCCGAGTTATTCCAGCCTAGAACAGCGTTGAGGAATCCCCAACCTGATCCACCGTTCACAAAGGGGCTGCAACACTGCGATGATTATTAGCGCCTTTCACCTTGAGATCGGAGGAGAGAACCTACATCGACGTGCCAAACGGACTTGTCAATATCATAAGTTCCCGGACCTGAGCCCAGCTCGGCAatatcaccaccgcccaccatGTCTTGCCAAATTTGCTGTTCAAAGGCCCAGACAGCCCTTGAGAAGAGACCGGCTGCGACCAGGTAGAGAAAACAAGTCGAGATGACGAGGAACAGCTGCATTTTGGTATGTGAACCACCCCTATTGTTCGCCATGTGAGAAATCTGCGCTTTCTTTCATCCGATCTTGTCAAAGACTTACTTGTACATGGCCAAGCCAACTCCTGCACCAACCATCAGTCCAACAATCACAGCAATCGGCACCGACGTAACAGGTGCAGAGAAGCTAACTCCCGCAATGAAAACCACCGCCTCAATCCCCTCCCTGAGCACGGTAACAAAGGGCAGCATGAACATGCTATACTTTTCCAACCACATCATGACAGTGCCTCTCTTGGTTCGTCTTTGCCTTGCCTGCTCGCCTAGCGACTGCTCGATCTT is a window from the Podospora pseudocomata strain CBS 415.72m chromosome 6, whole genome shotgun sequence genome containing:
- the FTR1 gene encoding high-affinity iron permease (EggNog:ENOG503NWZY; COG:P); the encoded protein is MVALFSIPIFLVTFREALETAIIVSILLAYIKKTLYRSHRAIYRQLVRQVWLGTSAGLVITLIISGALIGVFYSLGVDQWGARELTYEGAFSLIASLIITAVGFALLRIGKMQDKWKAKIEQSLGEQARQRRTKRGTVMMWLEKYSMFMLPFVTVLREGIEAVVFIAGVSFSAPVTSVPIAVIVGLMVGAGVGLAMYKGGSHTKMQLFLVISTCFLYLVAAGLFSRAVWAFEQQIWQDMVGGGDIAELGSGPGTYDIDKSVWHVDCCSPFVNGGSGWGFLNAVLGWNNSATYGSVISYNVYWIVVITIFMILRYKEVKGHWPFSKKPTPTEEHIGRRGESIKTAIGPGSDILCVEGNAAPYVKIEDNISRMV